One Flavobacterium cerinum genomic window, AAGGAATCCCTAAATCGGCTTCAATTTCTTTGAAAATATTAATTAATGACGGCGGAAAGGAAATTCCGTCACTAACCGAAAAACAAAGCCCGTTAGCCTGATTCGGTCCGTGATAAGGATCTTGTCCGATAATAACTACTTTTACGTTATCGTAGGTACAATGATCAAATGCAGCAAAAATATGATTCCCTTTAGGATAACAACGGGTTTGGGCATATTCCTGTTTTACAAAAGTGATTAGCTTTTCAAAATACGGTTTATCAAATTCGGCGGATAATACATTTCCCCATGACGGGTGGATATTTACTTGCATTTTACTGTTTTTTTTACCAAAAATACTATTTTTAGCAGACTTTTTGCCATACCGATAACGCATCTTCTTTGTAAATTTGCAATTCAATTTAAAAAAATGATTTCAATTACCGATAAAACCCTTCAGGATTTAGAATTTAAAACCATACTGGAAACCGTTTCGGATTCATGCAATACCGAGATCGGAAAACAGAAGGCTCTTGAAATTACACCGTTTCGAGACGAAGAGACACTCATGAATGCTTTAAAGCAAACATCGGAGTATGTCGCTTCCTATACGAATAATAACGTCATCCCGAATCACTATTTTGATGCGATTCATAACGAACTGAAATATTTAGCTATTGAAGACAGTTTTCTGGAATTAAGTAGCTTTCGAAAAATAAGTGCACTTTCCGATACTGCTAATACCCTAATCCTCTTTTTAAAAAAATTCGAGGATTACTACCCAAAATTGTACTTACGAGCGTCAGAAATCGAGTTAACCAAGTTTATTATTCAGAAAATTGACGAGGTAGTAGACAAATACGGCGAGATAAAAGACAATGCTTCACCCGACTTAGTTGAAATCCGTCGTAATATGAATCTGGTACGCGGTAAAATCAACCAAAGTTTCGGTTCCGCCCTGTCCAGTTATAACAGCATGGGTTATTTGGATGATATCCGGGAAACTATTGTCGACAATCGTCGCGTACTCGCTGTACTGGCCATGTATCGTCGTAAAGTAAAAGGTACGATATTAGGCAGTTCCAAAACCGGAAGTATTACCTATATCGAACCGGAAGCGACATTGCGTTATTCACGCGAATTGAGCAATCTGGAATACGAAGAACGTGAGGAAATCACCCGTATTTTAAAGCAATTAACCAATGCGATCCGTCCTTATATCGGACTTTTAAAAGAATATCAGGAATTCCTGAGCGACATTGACGTAATTGCTTCCAAAGCAAAATATGCGAATAAAATAAACGGATTGCTACCCAAAATTTCAACTGAAAAAAGGTTGTATTTCCGGGAAGCCTACCATCCGATTTTGTATTTAAACAATAAGCAGAAAAATGCGCCTACGTATCCGCAAACAATAGAGCTGACCGATGAAAACCGGATCATTGTGATTTCCGGTCCAAATGCCGGCGGTAAAAGTATCACGCTAAAAACCATCGGTTTATTACAATTGATGTTACAGAGCGGTATTTTAATTCCGGTTCACGAACGAAGCGAAACCTTTTTATTTGACCGGATTTTGACTGATATTGGCGATAACCAATCGATCGAAAACCATCTGAGTACGTATAGCTACCGCTTAAAAAACATGAATTATTTCCTAAAGAAATGCAATGCCAAAACCTTATTCCTTATCGATGAGTTCGGTACCGGATCCGATCCTGAGTTGGGTGGTGCATTAGCCGAAACTTTTCTGGAAGAATTCTATCACCGGGAAGCCTTCGGTATTATTACCACGCATTATACCAATCTAAAAATATTGGCCAATGAATTGCCGTTTGCGACCAATGCCAATATGCTATTCGATGAAAAATCACTGGAACCGATGTATAAATTACATCTGGGACAAGCCGGTAGTTCCTTTACCTTTGAAGTAGCACAGAAAAACGGAATCCCTTACGGATTGATCAATCGGGCTAAAAAGAAAGTGGAAGGCGACAAAGTGCGTTTTGACAAAACGATAGCCAACCTTCAGAAAGAGCGTTCCCGACTTGAAAAAACTTCTCAGAATCTAAAAGAAGAAGAAACCCGGGCACGTGAGGAAAGCAAGAAAATGGAAGGGATTAATACCAAAATCCAGCAAAAACTGGAAAGCTATCAGGAGTTGTTTGACTCCAATCAGCGTTTGATCTATATGGGTCAGAAACTAGACGATATTTCCGAAAAGTACTTTAATAATAAGAACAAAAAAGAGTTAATCGGCGAATTTCTGAAAATGGTTGAAATTGAAAATTCCAAGCGTAAAAAAATTACTGCTAAGGAGAAAAAAGCCAAAGAAGTCGTTCAAAAAGAGATTATAGAAGAAGTAAAAGAAAAGGTTGAAGTTATCCGAAAAGAGAAAAAGGAGAAGAAAATAAAAGCCATTCAGGAAGAAAGCAACAAGCCTAAAATCCCGCTTAAGGTAGGCGATCGTGTTCGTATGATCGACGGAAAAGCAGTGGGCAGCATTGATGCAATCGAAAAGAACAAAGCCACTGTTAATTACGGTATTTTCACTTCCAAAGTAGCATTGGACAATCTGGAACTGGTAGAACGCAAAAAATAGAGTATGGAAGGATTGCCACAAAACAAAAAAATTGTGCTTTTTGACGGCTTCTGTAATTTATGTGACAGTTCCGTTCAATTTATCATCCGACACGATAAAAATGATGTATTTCGATTTTTACCGATACAATCAGAATTAGGCCAACAAGTGATTCGTTATATCGGAGTGGATACAGCTAAAACGGATAGCATTATTCTATATGAGCCCGGTATATCCTACCATTATAAAGCCGATGCCGCTATTTCGATAGCCAAAACAATCGGAGGTCTCTATTCCTTTTTAGGTTTATTCAGCTGGATTCCAAAACCGATTTCTAATGCTGTTTATGACTATGTTGCTAAAAACCGTTATAAATGGTACGGCAAAAAAGACCAGTGTATGTTACCGAGTCCGGAAATAAAAGCAAAATTTTTATAACCTGATAATTATCATCGTTTTATCCTTTTTTTGGAGCTAGATTTGAATAATCTAATCCCTAAAAAAATAAAAAATGATACGCCTCTTTGCTTCACTCTACTCCTGGACATCCGGAGCTTTTATTATGATCGGTATCTTTTCGTTTGTCATTTTTTCGCTTGTAGCCTACGTTTTTATTATGATGAACAACGATAAAAAGAAAAAAGAGCGGGATTAGCAATTAATTCCGCTCTTTTTCTATTAAGCTAAAAAAAATTATTTTTTAATAATCTTTTTAGTCGCTACACCTTCATTCGTTGTAATATTCATAAAATAAACACCCGAATTCAGGTCTGCTATATTTACCTGAGCTTCCGAAACAGCGTCTAATTTTACTGTTTTTACCGTTCTTCCGTTAATATCATTAATTGCAATTGCATCAACCAATACATTACCGTTATTAGCCACATTTACCACATCATTAGCCGGATTAGGGAAAACCGTGAACTTAGAAGCTAAGAAATCGTCAGTTGAAGCCGTAGTCATAGCAAGAACAGCAACATCATCAATACTCAATAGATTCTTGTCGTTGTTATTATTTCTCCAGGCAATATAGATATTCTGCCCGGCAAATTGTGACAATGAATACGATCTATTCTGCCAGGTATTCGCCTCAGATGCAGTGTTGTAAATCACATTTGTAAAATCCGCAGCGTTTGTTCCTGTAGTCGATACTAACAAGCTATATCCATCCTGATACGTCGGATCTGAATCTCCCGATTTCGCTTTAAAGGCAACTTGAATCTGGCTGTTAGCAGGAAGTGTAATTTGCGGCGTGATCAACCATCTGTTAGCTTGACCGGCCGGGTTAAACCACGATGTTGTTGAAGCCACTTTATTCCCCGGTTCTGAATTCCAGGTTACCACAGCCCATGCATTCGTTCCGAAAACCGTTGCATAATTTCCATTTGGTGTTAATCCGTCAAGATTACGTAACGTCCATCCTGTTAGTGCTGTATTCAATTCAAAATTTTCTTCAAAAATTGTTGTTGTTTGTGCATTTCCTGCAAACATGGTTCCCAGCAATAAGCCGGCAAAAAGTAAAGTTTTTTTCATTGTAATCTGATTTTCTTTTGTTTTAATAAAACTACCTTTTAAAATTTAAGAAAAAAAGTACATAAATGTTAATTCAAAATAAGAACAACAACATGTTAATACTTGATTAAAAAACGTATTATTAACTTAATGTTTTAGTAAAAATTCATTCTTTTAATACTTTTTATCTCCTATATGAGAAAAAAAATATTGTTTTTTTTACAATACACCTAACTTTTCACAAACAATACCTCCCCATTAAAGTCAAATTCCTATTTTTTTAATAAAAAAAGAGCGGGATTAACAAGTAGTCCCGCTCTTCACAATACAAATCAGAAAAATTAATTATTTTTTGATAATCTTTTTAGTCGTTACACCTTCATTGGTTGTAATATTCATAAAATAGATACCAGCGTTTAATTCAGCTACATTCACCTGAGCTTCAGTAACTGCATTTAATTTAACGGTTTTTACTGTTCTTCCGTTAATATCATTGATTGCAATTTCGTTTACTAAAAGATTATTGCTGTTTGCTACCGTTACTACATCATTTGCCGGGTTAGGGAAAACTGTAAATTTAGATGCTAAGAAATCTTTTGAAGAAGCTGTAACTTCTGTTAATCCGTTTAGAGTCACAGTACCTGTCCAAATTCCACCGGCACCTTCTTCAAAGTAGGCATTACCTAACCAAACGGTATAAGTTGTTCCGTCAAAATTAATAGGTGTCGTTAAATTAACCGTTCCGCTCACTGGTGTTCCCGGTTCGTCAGAATCTCCGTTTGCCCATAAAAAGCTCTGACTCGCATAAAGATCTTCATATCCTCCGATTTGCAAAAGTCCGGTTGAGTTAATGTCTCCATTAGCAGTAACATAAACAGTTAAATCGTTAGCATAAGTCTCTAAAGCCGAATTGTTAAGTACTGCATTTATCGTAACACTAGTTAGTGTCCCCTGAAATTCTCCGATCTCATTAAGCTTAAAAAACATTCCGCTCTCAATAACCAGATTGTTAAACGGAACTGTTGTTGATTGTGCAAATGTTGTGTTTATTGATGCCAACACAAGGCATAAAAAAAGTAATGTTTTTTTCATTATAAATTGGTTTTGTATTACTAAAAGTAAAATTACCTATTAAAATTTAAGAAAAAAACCACAAAAATGTTAATTCAAAATAAACATAACCTTACGTTAACGAATAAAAAAAAACCTTAATATTAACTTAAGGTTTTATCAAAAATTTATTTTTTTAATATTTTTATCACTTGCGTAAGAAAAAATCTAACAGGACAATTGCAGCCATTGCCTCGACAATTGGCACCGCACGTGGCACAACACAAGGATCATGACGTCCTTTCCCCTGTTGTTCAATCAAATTTCCTTTATTATCAAGCACTTCTTGTTTCTGCATAATTGTTGCCACCGGTTTAAAAGCCACCCGGAAGTAAATATCCATACCATTACTTATTCCTCCCTGAATACCACCGGACAAATTGCTTTTTGTAGTTCCGTCCGGATTATACGGATCATTATGCTCACTTCCTTTCATTTTAGCGCCGCAAAAGCCACTTCCGTATTCAAATCCTTTTACGGCATTAATAGATAACATGGCTTTACCTAACTCCGCATGTAATTTATCGAAAACCGGTTCTCCCAAACCAATCGGTACATTTTGAATCACACAGGTTACCGTACCGCCAACCGTATCACCCGCTTTACGAATCTCTTTTATATACGCTTCCATTTTTTCGGCTGAGGCCAAATCCGGACAACGTACCGCATTACTTTCCGTCAACGAAAAATCCAGTGCCTGATAAGGCTTATCGATAAAAATATCTCCTACCGACGATACAAATGCGTTGATTTTAATTTCCGGCATGGCTTGTTTTGCAATTGCACCGGCTACAACTCTACTGGCTGTTTCACGGGCTGAACTGCGTCCGCCTCCGCGATAATCCCGGATTCCATATTTTTGTTCGTATACATAATCAGCATGGCTCGGACGATACGTATCTTTTATATGTGAATAATCATCCGATTTCTGATTGGTATTCGGTACAATAAATCCTATTGGCGTACCTGTTGTTTTTCCTTCAAAAATTCCGGATAAAAATTGCACTTCATCTTCCTCTTTCCGTTGCGTAACGATTGCCGATTGTCCCGGTTTTCTGCGTTGCATTTCCTTTTGAATTGCTTCAAAATCCAAAGCGATACCTGCCGGGCATCCGTCAATAATTCCACCTAAAGCCTCTCCATGTGATTCTCCGAATGTGGTTATTCTGAATAATGTTCCATATGTATTTCCTACCATAACGCTTGTTTTTCACAAAAATAAGCTATTCTGCTCGCTTACCAAAAATAAACTTTTCTCAAAAAACTAATATTTATTTAATGTTTCATTAAATTTTTAATAACAACAAACTGGTTTATTTGTTAAACTTAAATTTCAATTCATTGAAAAAGAGAATTGTTGATATCGTTGTTATTTCCGATGTGCATTTAGGTACTTATGGCTGTCATGCGAAAGAATTGCTAAAATACCTAAACACGATCAAGCCCAAAACACTCATCTTAAATGGTGACATTATTGACATCTGGCAATTTCGGAAATCGTATTTTCCCAAGTCCCATTTAAAAGTAGTCAAAAAACTTCTGGATTTTTCATCAAAGGGAACCAAGGTGTATTACATAACCGGGAATCACGATGAAATGTTGCGTAAGTTTAGTGACACCACAATGGGGAATTTTTCCATAGTTGACAAACTCGTACTGGAGTTACACGACAAAAAAGCCTGGATTTTTCACGGTGACATCTTTGACAGTTCCGTTCACCATGCCAAATGGATTGCTAAGCTGGGCGGTATCGGTTATGATTATCTTATTCTACTCAACCGGTTTATCAACTGGTGTTTGATCAAAATGGGAAAAGAACCCTATTCCTTATCCAAAAAGATCAAAAGCAGCGTTAAAAAGGCGGTCAAATTTATTTCTGATTTTGAAACTACAGCAACCGATCTGGCAATTGAAAAGAATTATGATTATGTAATTTGCGGTCATATTCACGAGCCAAAGATCATCGAAAAAGAAAATAAAAAAGGGAAAACACTTTATTTGAATTCCGGTGACTGGATTGAAAATCTCACCGCATTGGAATACAATAAAAAAAGGTGGAAATTGTATCAATATTCAGCAGAAACAATTCAGCCGGAAGAAGAAGATTATTTTGAACATGAAAATCAGTTAAGTCAGGAATTATTATCTCTAAAAATACTGATGAAAGGTTAATATTTTAACATTTTTTAGTAAATTAGCTGAAATATTTTACTAAAATGAAGTTAAAACACATTCCTGTTCTACTGGGAGTCATTATGATCTCTTCCTGTTCTTCTTCATCGGAGGAAGTAATAAGTGATAACAATCCTACTAACACTGATTATTTACCGTTAGCCAGCCATAATTACTGGACCTATACTATTGACAATATGCGGGATTCGCTTTATATCCCGAATGATACATTAATAGCCGGTACTACTCACAAAAAATGTAAAGCCAAGGATTTTCCGGTTGGTTTTTTTTCCAATTCGCTTAATAAAAACGGGATTCGTAAGTCGGGTGACCAGATTCTTGCTTCAGGAACTTTCGATTTCGAGGCTTTTTCAGGACTTCCGATTGCCATTAACCTAAATAATTTTATTATTTTTAAAGAAAGTGCTACTAGCGGACAAACAATGGGAAATGCCACCGGGACCATACAACAAGAGCTTAACACATTCCCGTTAACCATTCAGTATAAGATTACTACGGTAGCAGGAGCTACGCTTCCAAGCTACACTTCTCCTAACGGTGACAGCTATACCAATGTTAAAGCTGTTAATACAATCATAAATTTACAAGTCACTACAATCTATTTTGGCATACCTTTTGTAATCCTACCTACACAAGATGTAATTGTTTCCACGCAATATTTTGCTAAGAACATCGGTGTAGTACATACAAATACAAATTTGCATTATCAATTGTCAAGCGGTATTCCTCCGGAAATCCCATTGCCAATACCGAGTTCAGGAAACCAGACGCAACAGGAATATTTGGATACGTATCAAATTAATTAAAAAAAGTTACCCTGTTTCACAATAAAATTGTTTGTTAAAAAAAAGCAGCAATTGTAATAATAACAAATCAGCAGGGTTATATTTGTTAAAATTATTTTTTATGAAGAAACTATTTTTATCTGCCTTCATGTTAATGGGATTAGCATTTGGCACACAAGCACAGGAAATTTCTAAAAATGCTTTAGGTTTGCGTTTGGGCGACAACGATGGTTTTGGTGGTGAGATCTCTTACCAAAGAGGTCTTTCTAAAAACAACCGTCTGGAAGTAGACTTAGGATGGAGAAACAGTAAGCATGTTGATGCTTTTAAGCTTAGCGGTTTATACCAATGGGTTTGGAACATTGACGGTGGCTTTAACTGGTATGCCGGTGTTGGTGGTGGTATCGGAAGCTGGAGTTATGAAAATGATTACCATGTTGACGTAAAAGACAGCGGAACTTTTGTTTTTGTAGCCGGTGATATCGGAATCGAGTATGTATTCGATATTCCGTTACAAATATCATTAGACTTCCGTCCGGAGCTTTATTTCAATGACGACTACAGAGGTGATAACTTCGGTCCGGATATCGCATTAGGTATTCGTTACCGTTTCTAATAAAAAAGTCCCGATAAAATCGGGACTTTTTTTATGCAAAATCTTCTAATGCTTTCTGATATAATGCTTCGTAAACAGGAAGGATATTCATAATATCAAATTCTTTTGAAACTTCCAGCGCATTCTTTTTAAAGTTCAGTAATTTTTGATCGTCTGATAATATCGAAACGGCATTAGCTGCCATTTCCTGTACATTTCCGACATCACTCAGATAACCGGAGTACCCTTGTCTGTTCACTTCAGGCAATCCACCGGAATTACTTGAAATCACCGGTACGCCACAAGCCATAGCTTCCAATGCAGCCAATCCGAAACTTTCGGTCTCCGAAGGCAATAAGAACAAGTCGGAATAACACAAAATCTTATCGATCTCACTACTGTTTCCGAAGAAAATAACTTTATCGGTAATTCCCAGGTCATCACATAATTTCTCGGCAACTTCTTTTTCCGGTCCATCCCCTACCATCATTAATTTAGACGGGATTTCCTTTTGAATTTCGTTGAATATTTTTACGACATCCGGTATACGTTTTACTTTTCGGAAGTTACTGATATGTGTAATGATTTTTTCTTCTTTGGTTGCCATTAACGAACGATGACAAGGCGAATTTTCATCGATTCTGTTTTTATCTATTTCGATAAAGTTCGGAATAACCTCAATCTCTTTTTTAATATCAAAAAGACGGTAAGTTTCTTCTCTCAGGCTATGAGAAACCGAAGTCACCACATCCGATTTATTGATACTGAAACACACAGCCGGTTTATAAAAAGGGTGGTTTCCTACCAAAGTAATATCCGTTCCGTGAAGTGTCGTTACCATCGGAATACGGATTCCTTCATCTTCCAGCATTTTTTTTGCCATATAACCGGCATAGGCATGCGGAATAGCATAATGTACGTGTAAAAGTTCAATTTTATGCAGTTTTACCATGTCGACCAACTTACTGGACAATGCCAATTCGTAGGGTTGGTAATGAAATAAAGGGTATTCCGGTACGTGTACTTCGTGGTAATGAATATTTGGATTTAGTAAAGCCAGTCGAACCGGCTGACTATACGTTATAAAATGAATTTCGTGACCTCTCCGGGCCAGTTCCAGTCCGAGTTCAGTAGCCACTACACCACTACCTCCAAAGGTAGGATAACATACTATAGCAATTTTCATTATTCGTTTTTAAAAGTGAACTAAAGTACTGCAAAAAAGTAAGGTAATCCCGATTTTTAGATAAAATTAACGAAATGAAAAAGTTACCGTTTCAGCATCGTTTCATAGCGTAAAATCCAGTCTTCCACTGTCATTTTAGTAAAAAGTTCCGCTAATAAATCATATGGAATCGTATCCATTTTTTTAAATCGGATACAGCTTTTTCCCATGTCCAGTTTTGTTTTAACATGCTTCGGGTATTCGGATACAAACCAGTCATATAAATCCTTGTCTGCATAAATCCCCATATGGTAAACTGCAATAAAGTTCTTTTGAGAAGCCAAACCTAAAAACGGAAGCGGTTGTTTCGGATCACAATGATATCCGTTCGGATAGGTTGTATGCGGAACCGAATACCCCATCATCCCATATCCCATTCCTTCCTGAAATCCTTCCGGCAAATTGGCTTTAATGATTTGTCGTAATTTCGTCATTGCCGATTTCCGATCGTCCGGTAATGTATCTAAATAGGCATCCGGTGTTGTTGCTGTTGACTGCATCTTTATCTGGTTTAGGTTTGTTAGTCGGTAATCGCTTCGTAAATTACTTTCTGAATATCTTCCCGAATATTTTCTTTTGAAAGTTTATTCACTGTACTTTCCGGAAAAGTTCTGTTGGACAGAAAAACATATACGATTTCCTTATCCGGATCAGCCCAGGCCATTGTTCCTGTAAATCCGGTATGCCCGAAACTCGTCATCGACACACAACCGCAGGTCGGTCCTTCTTTTCCGAGTTGTGGTTTATCAAACCCGATTCCTCTTCTGTTTCCTTCTTTACAAAAAGCACAATTGTTGAATTCATCAAATGTTTTCTCCGAAAAATACTGATGGTTTCCGTAGTTTCCTTTTTGTAAATACATCTGCATCATTTTGGCTACGTCCATTGCATTGGCAAATAAACCGGCATGTCCCGCTACACCATCCTGCATTGCTGCCCCCATATCATGAACATATCCCTGTACTTTCGTATAACGGAAATAATTGTCTTTCTCCGTTGGCGGGATAATATCCATATCCATTTTACGTAACGGATTATACGTCATCGTAGCAGCACCTAATGGTGTATAAAAAGCCGTATCACTTAAAACATCTAATGTTTTATGGGTTGTTTTTTCCAGGTAATCTTTTAGGATAATAAATGAAAAATCGCTGTATTTATATTCTTTTTTAGGCAATAGCTTACTATCTGCAATTCTTTTAACAATCGTATCCGAATAGTCTTTTCTGAGATAAAGATTTTCTGAAACCTGAAGCGGGAAATCCGGAGAATAGGTATAGCGATAGTATTTTTTAGACGGATGTTTGGTACTGTCTAAAGTAGCCTGATAAAACGGAATCCAGGCCTGGAAACGCGCCTGATGCGTCAACATATCCTTTAATGTGATGTTTTTCTTATCCGTATTTGCAAAAACCGGCAGCATATTTCCAAGTTTGGTATCCATGTCGATCTTTTTCTTATCATATAATTGCATGATATTTGGCAATGTCGATAAGATTTTTGTCAATGATGCCAGATCATATACGTCCTGATTGGTTACTTTATCTGTATTTTTATAATCGCGGTAACCGAATGATTTCTGATAAAAAACCTTCCCTCTTCTCGCTACAACGATTTGTAAACCGGGTGTCATTTTTCCGTCAATTGCTTTTTGCGCCAACTTATCAATCCTGGCTAATATTTCCGGATTCATTCCTACATTTTGCGGCGTTGTAAATCCAAGTCGGTTGCTTTTTTGTGTCCTTAGACCATCATTTACCTTAAAAGAATTATTAATCGAAACCGGTAATTTTCCTTTTGCTCCGATACCTCCAAAAATGGTTTCCGCTGCTACTGTCTGTGCAATATCATTGTTCTGATAGGCCAATACGACACTTTTAAAGATATTAAAATTATCGATCGACAATAAGGTATACGGTTTTGCAAAAACGGTTAATATCACATTATTATTCGAAGCAATCAGACTTAACATTGACAATTCCTTTTGCGTGAAATCGTGTTTTTTCCACGCACCGTCCGCCTTATGGAATCCCACAATTACTTTGGTATAACTTTTCAGCTGTTCCAACATCAACGGAACAGTATCCAACGGTATATTCGTAACCGGTGCATACGTTCGCAATGTATTCAGGAAAGCATCATTTTTATCGTCTCCTAACTTAATATAGGCTATCTGTTCATTCTCCAGTTCACCGATCGGTAGTTCGTTATCTGTATTTTTCAATACTGTAACCGCATTTTCATATAACTGATAATTCAAATCGTCATATTCCGGTGCATTCAGATCTTTTACCAGATTATTCATATCGATCGGCTTGTAATGATTTAATCCGATTCGGTATTTATACTTCAGGATTTTTTTTACAGAATATTCGATACGTTCGTCTGACAGTATGGAATCGTTATAGGCCTGACAGAATTTTTCGATCGCCACCGGCACATTTTCGGCAAATA contains:
- a CDS encoding glycoside hydrolase family 3 N-terminal domain-containing protein — translated: MRYLVFLLLLIGPFVFAQSPKPVSDYSEEREKKWVDSIYSNLNFEEKLGQLFMVAAYSNKDAAHVKSVEKLVTDYGVGGLIFFQGGPVRQAKLTNYYQSKAKVPLFMGIDAEWGLSMRLDSTYRYPWNMTLGAIQDLKLIEKMGQQMAIQARRMGLHFNFAPVLDINTNPKNPIIGNRSFGENKENVTKRALALMKGIQSENVYATGKHFPGHGATENDSHYTLPLVNFTREQLEDVEFYPYKRLFREGLASVMVAHLNVPSLEPRSNYPSSISYEVVTNVLKKKLDFDGLIFTDALNMKGASNFKQPGDIDLEAFLAGNDILLFAENVPVAIEKFCQAYNDSILSDERIEYSVKKILKYKYRIGLNHYKPIDMNNLVKDLNAPEYDDLNYQLYENAVTVLKNTDNELPIGELENEQIAYIKLGDDKNDAFLNTLRTYAPVTNIPLDTVPLMLEQLKSYTKVIVGFHKADGAWKKHDFTQKELSMLSLIASNNNVILTVFAKPYTLLSIDNFNIFKSVVLAYQNNDIAQTVAAETIFGGIGAKGKLPVSINNSFKVNDGLRTQKSNRLGFTTPQNVGMNPEILARIDKLAQKAIDGKMTPGLQIVVARRGKVFYQKSFGYRDYKNTDKVTNQDVYDLASLTKILSTLPNIMQLYDKKKIDMDTKLGNMLPVFANTDKKNITLKDMLTHQARFQAWIPFYQATLDSTKHPSKKYYRYTYSPDFPLQVSENLYLRKDYSDTIVKRIADSKLLPKKEYKYSDFSFIILKDYLEKTTHKTLDVLSDTAFYTPLGAATMTYNPLRKMDMDIIPPTEKDNYFRYTKVQGYVHDMGAAMQDGVAGHAGLFANAMDVAKMMQMYLQKGNYGNHQYFSEKTFDEFNNCAFCKEGNRRGIGFDKPQLGKEGPTCGCVSMTSFGHTGFTGTMAWADPDKEIVYVFLSNRTFPESTVNKLSKENIREDIQKVIYEAITD